One segment of Brassica oleracea var. oleracea cultivar TO1000 unplaced genomic scaffold, BOL UnpScaffold01103, whole genome shotgun sequence DNA contains the following:
- the LOC106320881 gene encoding uncharacterized protein LOC106320881 has translation MLEELNVKLSLMDAVQTIASMHSHVKGLISGKSTADSDIMMVSKEYSAVLQNRTVRKLKDPGKFVFSVQIGKTAFASYFRISLVFADRSVKLPVGFLEDLQVQIGNTTVLADFMVLELEDEPKDPLILGRPFLCTAASIIDVRNGRIDLQLGDINFKINDEKAALTPQQGMIEEILADDSLEVALIRVESEQNTCNVDADGYEKMLDSSGRIKKTVAFLSLGETSNQISPEGATALRKQTKPTSLLDDSWSELKAPKIELKSFPAGLRYAFLGPNSTYPVIVNSELNNVETAKLLCELRKCRKILIHPDDQEKTTFTCPYGTFAYRRMPFGLCNAPATFQRCMMSIFTDLIEDIMEVFMDDFSVYGDSFFVCLSNLCRVLQRCEEKHLVLNWEKCHFMVRDGIVLGHKISEKVIEVDKAKIEVMMTLQPPNSVKGIMSFLGHVGFYRRFIKDFSKIARPLTRLLCKETKFEFDSDCLDAFHTIKGALVSAPIVQPPYWEHPFEIMTDASDFAVGAVLGQRKDKKLHVIYYASRTLDEAQCRYATTEKELLAIVFAFEKFRSYLVGSKVIVHTDHAALRYLLTKKDAKPRLLRWILLLQEFDLEIKDKKGIENGVADHLSRMKIDEDTALDDSLPVEHVYSISLGSVTEQPLLPVRSSILEHLVCAIKKQHPNLPWFAEIANYLETEKEPVKFTGNDKWKFLRGARHYYWDEPYMYQSCKDGVFRRCVSESEIPGILYHCHGSSYAWHFATFKTVSKILQAGFWWPTMFQDAHSYISRCDSYQCQGNISKRNEMPQNFILEVEVFDCWGIDFMGPFPPSFKNEYILVAVDYVSKWVEAIASLLKKNGVQHKVGTPYHPQTSGHVEVSNREIKSILQKTVNTSRKDWIKIKNPELLNKEQSPIFRSSCSAKDSSINDRTMAPRRTKMASRIKPPYARREPEDDTVSPTHPWPREKGTEISLA, from the exons ATGCTAGAGGAGTTGAATGTCAAGCTATCTCTCATGGACGCAGTTCAGACGATTGCCTCAATGCACAGTCATGTGAAAGGGCTGATCTCTGGGAAGAGCACTGCAGACAGCGATATCATGATGGTCTCAAAAGAATACAGCGCAGTCCTTCAAAACAGAACAGTTAGGAAATTGAAAGATCCTGGAAAATTTGTCTTCTCGGTTCAGATTGGAAAAACAGCTTTTGCAT CCTACTTTAGGATCTCGTTGGTGTTCGCGGATAGATCAGTCAAGCTGCCAGTAGGTTTTCTCGAAGACCTGCAAGTGCAAATTGGCAACACCACTGTTCTGGCGGATTTCATGGTTCTGGAGCTCGAAGATGAACCGAAAGACCCTCTCATTCTGGGCCGACCTTTCCTATGCACAGCTGCTTCAATCATTGATGTCCGCAATGGGAGGATCGATCTCCAACTGGGAGATATT AACTTCAAGATTAATGACGAGAAAGCCGCCTTGACCCCTCAACAAGGGATGATCGAAGAAATCCTCGCAGATGATTCTTTGGAAGTAGCTTTGATACGAGTAGAGTCTGAGCAAAACACGTGCAACGTCGATGCTGACGGGTACGAAAAGATGCTAGACTCAAGTGGAAGAATTAAAAAGACTGTCGCTtttctaagtctgggggaaacgAGCAATCAGATTTCACCAGAAGGAGCAACTGCTCTTAGAAAGCAGACCAAACCGACCAGCCTACTCGATGATTCCTGGAGCGAACTCAAGGCTCCAAAGATCGAATTAAAGTCCTTTCCAGCGGGACTCAGGTATGCATTTCTTGGACCTAATTCCACATATCCTGTCATTGTGAACTCTGAACTCAATAATGTTGAAACTGCTAAACTTTTATGTGAATTGAGAAAATGCCGAAAG attctCATTCACccagacgatcaggagaagacgacTTTCACGTGTCCCTACGGCACTTTTGCCTACAGGAGAATGCCGTTTGGATTGTGCAACGCTCCTGCGACATTCCagcgttgcatgatgtctattttcactGACCTAATTGAGGACATAatggaagttttcatggatGACTTTAGCGTCTATGGGGACTCCTTTTTTGtatgtttgtcaaacttgtgcagggtcctTCAGCGGTGTGAAGAAAAGCATCTCGTGttgaattgggagaagtgtcacttcatggtgcgTGACGGGATTGTTCTCGGTCACAAAATCTCAGAGAAAGTGATCGAAGTGGACAAAGCAAAGATAGAAGTGATGATGACTTTACAGCCTCCAAACTCTGTCAAAGGAATCATGAGTTTCCTCGGACATGTTGGTTTCTACAGAAGGttcatcaaggacttctccaAAATCGCAAGACCACTCACTAGACTGCTCTGCAAGGAAACAAAATTTGAGTTCGATAGTGATTGTTTGGACGCCTTCCACACGATCAAAGGAGCTCTAGTTAGTGCACCCATTGTGCAACCACCATATTGGGAACATCCTTTCGAGATCATGACTGACGCAAGCGACTTTGCGGTTGGAGCAGTGCTCGGCCAACGAAAAGATAAGAAGCTTCACGTGATCTATTATGCAAGCAGAACACTAGATGAAGCTCAATGTCGCTATGCAACTACAGAGAAAGAACTTCTGGCGATTGTCTTTGCCTTCGAAAAATTCAGATCCTACCTCGTTGGCTCCAAGGTGATAGTGCACACGGACCATGCAGCGTTGAGATACTTGCTCACAAAGAAAGATGCGAAACCAAGGCTGCTACGATGGATCTTATTGCTCCAAGAATTTGACCTAGAAATCAAGGACAAAAAGGGCATTGAGAATGGCGTTGCAGATCACCTATCCAGAATGAAGATAGATGAAGACACAGCACTTGATGACAGCCTTCCAGTCGAGCATGTCTACTCGATCAGTCTGGGAAGCGTTACAGAACAACCGCTCCTTCCAGTTCGCTCCAGCATTCTGGAACACCTTGTCTGTGCAATCAAAAAGCAACATCCCAATCTTCCATGGTTTGCTGAGATCGCCAACTATCTGGAAACTGAGAAAGAACCTGTCAAATTCACTGGCAATGATAAATGGAAATTTCTAAGAGGAGCAAGACACTACTATTGGGATGAACCCTATATGTACCAAAGTTGCAAGGATGGAGTATTCCGACGATGTGTTTCTGAGTCCGAGATTCCAGGAATCCTCTACCACTGTCATGGTTCCTCTTATGCATGGCATTTTGCGACATTTAAAACTGTGTCTAAGATCCTTCAGGCCGGTTTTTGGTGGCCAACAATGTTCCAAGATGCCCATTCCTACATCTCTAGATGCGACTCATACCAGTGCCAAGGGAATATCAGTAAacggaatgagatgcctcagaactTCATCTTGGAAGTTGAAGTATTCGATTGTTGGGGGAttgatttcatgggaccattcccaccaTCCTTCAAGAACGAATACATATTGGTAGCAGTTGATTACGTTTCTAAGTGGGTGGAAGCAATAGCCA GTCTATTGAAGAAGAACGGCGTGCAACACAAGGTAGGTACGCCATATCACCCTCAAACTAGTGGACATGTGGAAGTTtcaaacagagagatcaagagcATTCTGCAGAAAACAGTCAACACCAGTCGCAAGGATTG gataaaaatcaaaaatcctGAGTTGCTCAACAAGGAACAGTCTCCGATTTTTCGGAGTAGCTGCTCCGCTAAGGACTCTTCCATCAACGATCGAACGATGGCTCCTAGACGTACCAAGATGGCTTCCAGGATTAAACCACCGTACGCTCGAAGAGAACCGGAGGATGACACCGTCTCCCCGACCCACCCATGGCCACGAGAAAAGGGAACGGAGATCTCCCTCGCTTGA